Within the Achromobacter spanius genome, the region TGCCGCCGCCGAAGCTCACGCCCCCGCCCAACTGAATGGATTGCCCTTCGTAGCTGGCGCGGTTTTCGACGTCGCGGCTAGTCAGGGTGCCGGTGGTCAGGACGTTCTTGCCATCGGCAACCGCCTTGTCGCTGCTGGCAATGACGCCACCCATCAGTCCGGTATTCTTCGCCACATCAATCTGGAAGCCACCGTCGCCTGCCCACAGGCCCGTCTGCTCCGTGACGCTGGCGTACTGGCTGTTGATCTTGCTGTGGCCGTAGTTGCCGCTGACCGAACTGGCGCCGTAGCACAGGGGCGGTATGCACAGGCTTACCTGCACGCCCACGCTGCGGTCGCGCGCGGCGTAGTGGCTGATGTCCTGCAGGCTTTCGACAACAAGGTTGCCGCCTACCGTCGCCATAATCCGGTCGGCGCTGGCTTGCGCGCCGCGCAAGACCGTGTCGCCGCCGGAGTTCATGGTCAGGTTGCCGCCGGCCTGGACATGGGTGTTGTTCCACTTCGTATCCCGGCCATCGCCTTTGTTCTTGCTACCGCCTGCCGCCAGGTTGATGCTGACGCCGTTCTGGGTTCCACCGATCGAAAAACCCACCCCGACACTGGCGTTGCTGCTCTTGCCGTCAGTCTTCTGGCTGGCGGTATTCTGCTGGGCGGTAAGTAGGATGTCGCCCTGTGCGTTCAGCAGGATGTTGCGGCCCGCGGCCAGGTCGGAGCCCGCCACGACGATGTTGGATTGATCTGCCTTGCCCGCCGCGATGATCGTCAGGTCGCGGCCGGCCGCGATGGCCGCGCCGCTTGCTGTGCTGCTTTGCCCACTGCGGGTCTGGCTGGCGCTGCTGGCGCCGACATCGACGTTGATGTTGATGCCGCCGACCTTCGAGGGATCTTTAGCCACCGCATCGTAGGCGTTCTTGGCAGCCAGCCCCGCCGCGACCGCAGCGATTGCCTGCAGGCGGCCATTGTTGGTCTCTTGCGCCGCCTCGCGCATGCGGTTGGTGCTTTGCACGGCGCTGACAACAGGATTGCTGGCGCTGACGGTGACGCCGACCTGGCTGGTCTCCTGAAACTGGCGATACACGCTGGTGTCGAAGCTGCCGTCGATCGTGACCGCCTGCCCGCCCATCAGGACGTCTCGGCCCGCGCGGATGCCGCTACCGCGCACAAGCACATCTTCCTTGGCGACAATAGAAACGTCGCCCAGATGGCTGGTGACGGTGCTGCCAGCCGCGCTTGGCGTGCTGCTGCGCTCATCCAGGCTGCCGCTGCTGCTGCGAACTCCAACACTGAAGCCGCTGCCTTCGCGCCCCAGATCGCCCACCGTCTTGTTGCTGTAGCTTCTGCCTTGATCGCGCGTCGCGTTGCCCGTATCGACGGTGATCGATCCGCGATTGGCCAAGAGGCCCACGTTGTCGATGGCGTCGATAGCCGAGCCGGCGATACGGATATCGCCATCGCGGCTGTTCAGGTGGACGCTATTGCCAGTGATAAGCGAGGACGTCTGCCCCGTGCCCGAGGACAGCTCATTGGACTTCGCCGATTCGCCGCCGTAGGGGAACATCTTGACCCCACTGGAGTTCGGGCCGCCATCGATTGCCCGTCCGATGTCGCCCAGGCTCATGCCGCCCAACTCGAAGCTGGTGCTCTTGCTCGACTCCTCGCTGGTCTTGGTCTGACGGTTGTCGGAGCCGACAACGGAGATACTGCGCTGGGCGTCCAGCACGACACCGCCCTGGGCGCGCAGGCTGGACCCGGAAATCAGGACGTCGCCATCCCGTGCACGGCCCGAGGCATCGCGCGAGCCGTTGCCGGTGGCACGGATCATGACATCGCCCACGGCGCTAAGCGACGAGCCACTGCTGACCAGGCTAGACGAATCGAACGAGCCGCTGCTCTTGCTGCCGCTGTGCGAGAACGACACACCGGGCATTGTGGCCCCGCTGTGGGCAAGCTCTTGCGCCTTGGCTTTGGTGGTGCTGGCAGTGGCCAGGTTTTTGAAGGTATCCATCAGCGTGCTGACGGCGGACACGCCAAAGCTGCTTTCCTTCAGCGAGTATTCGCTGTGGGTGTTTTCGACGTCGCGGCCCGCCACGATGGCGACGTTCTGGGCCTGGATATCGATGTTGCCCGTATTGCCGGCGGTATCGCCCGAGGCCTTGCCCGCGACCACATCGCTGCCCGCGATCAGTACGTTTCGTCCCGCCGTCATGATGACGTCGCCGCCCGTGGTACCCAGAAGACTACGTGCGTCGCTCTGCGTCATGCCATCGACGGTCTGCAGCGATCGAGCATCGCTGCTTTTGTACGAGATCCCCAGACCTCTGGCGGAAATGCCGCTTTTCTTCACGCGCTTGTAATTGCTTTCCGCGTAAGTGTTCGTGCCGGCCGTCACCGACAAGTCGCGGCCGGCATCGACGATAAGATCTCCGCTGGCAAGGGCCTGCGACGCATTCAGCGAAACGTCCCGGCCAGCCTGAAATACGACCTTATCGCCAGTGAAAGTCGAACCCTTGGCCTGCTCCCAATCCGTCGAATTGATGATGTGCGTGGTCTTCGACGACAAGAAACCGCGCTTTTTATAGTGAAGCTCGTCGTACGCCGAACCGGACTCCACCCCGGCCGTCAGATTGATGTCGCGGCCGGCGCCCACGGCCAACTTCTTGTCGGCGGTGACATCAGCCGCACGCGCGTTCACGTCTTGCCCCGCGATCAGCGTCAGGTTGCCGCCTGCGGCAATCGACGAACCGATCTCTTTGCTGGTGCTCAGGTCGTGGCGGTTTTTCTTGTTGATGACGATCGACTCGCCGTGGCGTTCCGTCAGGGTGGCCAGATTGATATCGCGGCCGGCTTGCAACCCGGCGTTGCGCTCGGCGTTGACTTGCGCGGCGGTCAGGTTGATGTCGCGACCGGCTCGCATGTTCAGGTCACCCGCCTCCACGCGAGCCACGCCCGTGACGTGCGAACCCCAGGTGCTGCCGAAGTTCTCGGACGCCGCCGTCGAGGTCAAGGCGATGTCGCGCCCCGCCTTCAGCGTGACGGCATCACCCAAGATCCGCGAGGCGAGGTTGGTCAGGTTGGTGCGCGCGGAAAGATCCACGGTGGCGCCCTGGACCAGGCCGCCGGCCTGGTTGACGATGTTGGACGCGCTCATGACGGTGGCATGGCGCGCGCCGATCGTGCCGCTGTTGTCGATATTGCCATCGGCGACGAGCTTGACGTCGCGCCCGGCCATCAAGGTGCCGTCGCCTTTCAAGTCGTTCTTGCGGACGAGCAGGTAGACCTTGGGCACCAGCACCGTCTCGGCACGGCCGTCGGGCAGGGTGACCGTCTGCGCCACCAGCCAGACCAGATCGGTCTTGAGCTGGCGTTGTTGCGCGTCGGTCAACGCCACGCCCACCTGCACGTTGTGGTCTCGAGCGAATTGCGCGCCCGCGGCCAGCAAGGCCTTGTACTGGCTGTCGTTGTCGCCAAAGCGTTCCAGGAAGCGCTGGCCGGTGGTGGCACGGAGACGATATAGCTCTACCGCTGTGCTAGACCCGCGCGATGGCTTATACCTATGTCACTTTTATGGCCCCTGCCCCTTCCGGATCGAAGTTTGATGGCCAAATAGTGTTTTCGTCATAAGTCGCACCATGCCATGATGCATCCCCCGCATTTTTTACTCTGACGTCTGCTCCAACAAGCTTCGTACTTTCCAAATTGGCAAAACGAACATCTAAGTTGTAAAGAGTTGCCCCCGTAAAATCTCCATTTGAAAAATCAGCGCCGATCGCGATTGCGTTTGTCAGATCCGAGTTTCTGGCGATCACATGCATGAAGTATGAATTCATCAGCCTAGCTCCCACCATTTTCACGCCAGAAATTTTGGATCCCACAAACCCAACATTTCTGAGAGAAGCACGCGAAAAATCAGCGTTCTGCAAGTCCATACCGTCAAACATCAACCGATGGAAGTTTGCACCACGAAAATCTGCCCGAACCAAAGTATCTACACTCAGAGTAAGGGACTCGCCCGTTTGATATTTAAGAACAATCAATGGTTTCCCCAATCTGCGGAATCAACTTCAATCTTTGAGATGGAACTCTTTTTGTCTCGTAACGAATTTGGCAGCACTGATGGAACAACCTTCACTTCACGACCTAATATCCTCGCAGCGATATATCTGTGATTTCCGTCAACAATCACATCTCCATCCATCTTAATCGGCGGCGAAACTTCCCCGGCCAGCAACCTGTCAACATATCGTTGAATCGCCGGCAAGGATACTGCTCCTTGTATCCCAAAAGCGGGATCACCACGTAAGGCTCGTTCAACAACGTCGGGGGTTACTTCAACACCCGAGGATACATACGGCGTTCCTATTCTTTGCCCGTGCCCTTGCTGGAAAATTATGGTCGACTGGGCAGCCCCCGGAATGGGAGAAATCATCGTAGCCCCACCCGAAGGCCCATTATTCTCCTGTCCCGGCACCCCAATCGACCCAACCGGCTCACCTGGCCAACTCGGGATCTCCGACCCAAACGTCTCCTTCTCGGAAGGCATCGGCGGCGGCGTGTCCACCCTCACCACCTCGCCAGGCTTACCCGGCAGCGCCGTCTCGCGCCCCACCGCGCTGCCCACGAATTCCGACACCCAGTTTCCTACCGCGTCAGACGCAGCGGTAATGCCCACCAGCGCAGCCGTTCCCACATAGATGGCGCCGTCCTTCATTTGCACTGCCACGTAGACGGTCTTGTCCGACACATACGTGACCGCCCGCTGGCAGCTCGGCGTCGTTGCACACTTGGCCGCCGCTGCGCTAACCGCAGGGATTGCGAACTGCCCCCAGTTCTGCGACGTTTCCAGCCCCGCCGCAGTACCCGCCGTTGCCGCATCCGCTCCCGCAGCGCTCGCTATGCCAGCCACCAGACTTGTGACCAGATTGCGCCGCGCGTCGACTTGCTCGGGGGTTAGGCCCTCGGGCGAGCCCATCAGGCTGTTGAGGATGCTGCCCGCACTCGCGCCCAAGGCGCCCGAAGCGCAGGCTGCACCTTGGCCTGCGGCGCCTGCGCATCCCACGATGCCGTGCAACGCCGCGCGTGCAGCCTCCGCTTGCGGATCCCTGCCTAGGCTATCGGCGATCTGCTTGACCTGGGCTGCCCCAAGGCCTTGAAGGAAGTTCACCGCGGCCGACTGCACGAATGCGCTGGTCGATCCCGTCACGTTTGCACCGGCCCCGCCCGACAACGCTAACAAGACCAAGCCGTACTTGCCACCAGCACTCCAATCCCGAGCGCGCTGCACTTGATCCATGAGCGCGCTCATGCTTGCCGCGTCGTTGGCCCCGCCTGTATCGATCGCGTCAGATAGCGCCTTCTCTGCCGCCTGCTTCTCCTTCGCCCGATTCGTCAAAAACTGCCCCATCTGCCGACTGGCTTCTGACGCAATCTCGAACCCGGCCTCGATCTTCTCCTTATCAAAGATCGGCTTCAGCGCATTCAACGTATCGGACGTATCCCGGTTCAACGCCGCGATCGTCTCCGCCGCCGTCTTGCCGGTCAGGGCAATTTGCCCAGCGCCATCACGAATGACTACGCTGCCGCCGCTGATGGCGCTGTGTGTAGTCGAATTGGCATTCCCAGAAGCCGCAACAACCACGGGCATACCAGCAGACGCTCCGTTGCTGCTTGTCGGCAAGCTCGTACCAGGCACTTTGTCCGCGCCGCCTGCCGCCTGGCCTTTCGAGTTCGTCCCAACATCGCCCTTTTTCGCGTCCCCTTCCCCGCTGCCTCCCCAGCTATATCCGCCGCTCAACGCAACCTGATCTGCCTTGTAGCGCGCCATGTTCTGCAAGTCTTTGACGACAAGCGTGCCGGTGGACAGCTCATTCAGACCGTCCGCGACAGCTTGGTCACTGCTCGATACGACGCCACCAGTCAACGTGGTGTTCTGACCAACGTTCACCAGAAAACCGCCATCACCCGCTTTCAGCCCCGCCTGCTGTGTGGCGGACTGGAAATTGCTGTCCATCCGGCCTTGCGAGACGTTGCCGGAGACGGAACTTTTGCAGTAGCCGTAGATGCAAATACTTGCTTGGACGCCAGCACTTTGCTGCTTGGAAACGTAGGTGCTGGTATCTTGCAGAGTCTCAATTTGAAGGTTCTTGCCGACCGAGGCGATGATCTGATCGGCGCTTGCTATCGCGCCGATCAGCGAGGTATCCCCGCCCGATTGCAACGTCAGCACGTTGCCAGCAGTGACATCGGTATACGTCCAATTAGCGTCTTTACCGTCTGCGCGCCCTCGGCCACCACCGGCACTAAGGTTCAGCATCACGCCAATACCGTCTTCGCTGTTCGCTGACACGCCAATGCCGACGCTACCGCTGTAGCTCTTGTTCTTCGTGTGTTGCTCAAAGGTGTTCTGCGCAGCTTGCAGCAGAATGTCGCCATCTGCCTTGATGATGGTGTTGTTCCCTGCTGACAGGCGTGAACCTGTGACGGTGACGTCGGACGCGGAGCCGGCTCCCTTGGCGACGATGGTCAGGTCTTTGCCCGCCGCCACGGTAGAGCCCAAAGCGGAAGACGACGCGCGATCTGTCGTGCTTTGGCTCTTGCTCACTCCAAAGTTGATACTGACGCTCACGCCGCCAGCGCTCTTGGGATCGGCCGCGACTGCGTCATAAGCGTTGGCCGCAGCAAGGCCGGTCGTCGCCAACGCCAATCCTTGCATGACCTTGTTGTCGGTCCTGCCCGCTGCATCCCCCATTCTTCCCGCGGTTTGCATTGCATCGACCAAAGGCGTGTTGGCATTAATGCTCAACCCCGTCTGCTTGATCTCATGGAATTCCTTCTCTTTCGTGGTGTCCAGCGCCGCGCCGATGTTGACTTCCTTGCCGATCAGCGTGATGTCGCCCCGGCGCGCGATGACGTTGCCGCCCTTGATGTTGAGAGCGCTGCCGGCGTTGATCAGCACGTCGCCTTCGACGCTGCCGACGGTGCTGGCGTTGTGGAATACCTTCTTGCTATCAAGCGAATCTGTCTGCTTGCTGGTGCCATAGCTCAAACCACCCATGGCCCCAAAGCCCGACTTCTTGACCATCTTGTAGTCGTAGCTGTCCTCGGCGTTCTGGCCGGGCAGGATGTTCACGTCGCGCTTGGCGGACATCACCAAGTCCTTCTGCGCGCCGGTGTTCGAACCGGCCACGTTCAAGTCGCGCCCGGCCATCAGGACGGCGGTGTCGCCAGTGAAAGTCGAACCCTTGGCCTGCTCCCAATCCGTCGAATTGATGATGTGCGTGGTCTTCGACGACAAGAAACCGCGCTTTTTATAGTGAAGTTCGTCGTACGCCGAACCGGACTCCACGCCGGCTGTCAGATTGATGTCGCGGCCGGCGCCCACGGCCAACTTCTTGTCGGCGGTGACATCAGCCGCACGCGCGTTCACGTCTTGCCCCGCGATCAGCGTCAGGTTGCCGCCTGCGGCAATCGACGAACCGATCTCTTTGCTGGTGCTCAGGTCGTGGCGGTTTTTCTTGTTGATGACGATCGACTCGCCGTGGCGTTCCGTCAGGGTTTCCAGATTGATGTCGCGGCCGGCTTGCAACCCGGCGTTGCGCTCGGCGTTGACTTGCGCGGCGGTCAGGTTGATGTCGCGACCGGCTCGCATGTTCAGGTCACCCGCGTCCACGCGGGCCACGCCCGTGACGTGCGAACCCCAGGTGCTGCCGAAGTTCTCGGACGCCGCCGTCGAGGTCAAGGCGATGTCGCGCCCCGCCTTCAGCGTGACGGCATCGCCCTTAATCCGCGAGGCAAGGTTGGTCAGGTTGGTGCGCGCGGACAGATCCACGGTGGCGCCCTGGACCAGGCCGCCGGCCTGGTTGACGATGTTGGACGCGCTCATGACGGTGGCATGGCGCGCGCCGATCGTGCCGCTGTTGTCGATATTGCCGTCGGCGACGAGCTTGACGTCGCGCCCGGCCATCAAGGTGCCGTCGCCTTTCAAGTCGTTCTTGCGGACCAGCAGGTAGACCTTGGGCACCAGCACCGTCTCGGCACTGCCGTCGGGCAGGGTGACCGTCTGCGCCACCAGCCAGACCAGATCGGTCTTGAGCTGGCGTTGTTGCGCGTCGGTCAACGCCACGCCCACCTGCACGTTGTGGTCTCGAGCGAATTGCGCGCCCGCGGCCAGCAAGGCCTTGTACTGGCTGTCGTTGTCGCCAAAGCGTTCCAGGAAGCGCTGGCCGGTGGTGGCCAGGATCTGGTCGGATACGAGTTTTTGCTCGTAGAAGCCGTCACCCAAACGCTTGGGTTGACCCGATGGCGTCAGGAACCTGGCGCCCTTGGGCACCAGGGTGTCCCAACCTGCCAGCCGCGCGCTGGACAGCGTCTTGCCGCCTTGCACGTCGTGGCCGGCGATGGTGCTGCCGCTGCCCAGGGCAGCGCCATGTACCGAAGAGGCCGCTGGGGCGTCCAGCCGTTGCGCGTCCCCGCCGGAGCCGGCGCCCACAGCGGGGCCTGCCGCCGCTTGCGGCGTGACGGTGCCGGCGCTGATGGCGGCTTGGACCAGGCTTGCGTCGGCGGGTTGATCGACGCGCGGGCCGGTGAGCCCGCCGCCCGCGCCTGCGCCACCTGCGATGGAGGTATCCGGCAGCGCGCCCGGCTGGCGCAACAGCTCGAACAGATAGTCGCTGGACACGGTCGGCCGTTGGCCGATGAAGCGCGGGTCGGTCGCAACGAGGTAAGGCGCGTCGGGCCGCTGGTTTACCGCAAAAAGCTGGCTGTCTGGAATGCTGGCCGGGTTGGAGACGGTGCGCACGACCGTGCCGCCGGGCAGGTCCAGGCTGGCGACCAACACGGGGCCCGGTGTGCCGACACCGGTGGGGCCGGGCGCCGATCCGCCTAGCGTGACGTTGGTGTATCCGCCCGAGGTCCCGACGGGCAGTTCAATGCCCTGCGCCGCCAGCTTGGCGGTGTACGGAACCGAGGTTTCATAGCGATAACTGGAGCGCGGCTGCGAAAGCGTGGCCCTGCCCTCGCGCGTGATGGTGCGCTGACCGCTGGCGCCAACGTTATGGATGGCCGAGCCCGCCACACTCAGCGCGCCGCCGGCGGCGATCTGGCTTTTGTCGTTAGTGACCGTGCCAGCCAGCGTCATGGCGCCGCCCGACAGGATCTTGCCCGGGTCCGACGACAGCGTGCGGGTCTCGGTGACCGTTTCGTTGACCTGGTAATAGGTCAGCGAGCCGACCAGGCGGTTGTTGAAATCAGCGTTGAATTCGCGGATGCGGGCGTTCAGTTCCAGGTGCGGTGTTTTGTACGCGGCATAGGCCGCTTCATAGGCTTTGCGGCGTGCGGCTTCCGCCACGCAGGCCGGGCGGTTGCCAATGCACGGGGATGCAGGAGGAACCCAAATCGGAAGCGTGCCCGTGGGCGGGGTAACGCCGAAGACGGCCCATATGCGGGCGTCCGAGGCATAGAGGAATTTTTCCGGCTCGTCCCAGCAGGGACCGCCCGCGTCTCCGCCGCTACAACCGCTATTGGCGGGGGTATAAGTCGGGGCTATAGGCGAACTCACGCGCGCCTTGCGCTTTCCGCCCGGCGTGTAGTCGAACGGCGGGCCATACCGCGCCTGCGGATATTTGGCGGACGGCAACAGGAACATGCGTTCGGGGTCGTCGTTTAGCCACGCCGGGTCCTTGCTGCACATCGGCGTGACTTCGTCGCACAGCCAGTTGGTCTCGGCGTCGTACATATCCGTGCTGCCGGCCGGGGTGAAGTACACCTTGGCCTGGGACGACACCTGCACGGTCTGGCTGGCGTAGTTGGCGTTATGGTTATGCAGCGATGCCGCCGAGATGCGGGCGTTGCCCGCCGCTTCGATGGTGGCGCCGGTGTTCAGCAGCGATGCGGCCTGGCCCACGGCATTGCCGCCGGCATCCAGCGCCCCGCCGGTGGCGAGGTCTGCCCCGGCATAGATCAGCGCATGCGCGCGATTTACCAGCGTAGCCACGCCCAAATCCATGGCGCCCCGAGACGCAATGACGGCACCGCCACCCGTACCGGCGCGGTTCACCAGCGTATTGGCCAGGATCGCGACCTTGTCGCCGTAGATGCGGGCCAGGTTATCCACGCTGCCCGCGTTGATGCGCGTGACCGCGCCATCGATCAGGCCGGCATTGATCAGGTCGTGCGCGACGGTGATGGTGTTGGCGCCGCCCGCCAGAAGCTGACCGGTGGCGTGGTTGGTGAGCGAGTTCGCCTTGATGTTCAGGTCGCGCCCGGCGCTGATGGTTGCACTGTTGTCCACCGCGCCACCCACGGACAGGTTCATGTCGCGGCCACTGGACAGGTCGCCCGGCTGGTTCAGCGCGCCCGCATAGTGAAAGCTCAGGTCGCCCGCGGATTGCAGCGTGCCCAAGCCATGCAGCACGTGCGCGATGACTGTGAGGCTGTTGCCGCCCAGCAGCTTGCCCTGGCCGTTCTTCAGCGTATCCGCCACGATGTGGGCGTTGCCTTGGGCGGCTACCTCGCCGCCCTGGTTGTCGAGTTCGCGGGTGGTCAGGGTCAGGTTGTGACCCGCCTGGATGGAGCCGCCCTGGTTGTTGACGCGGTCCGCCACAATGGTGACCACTTTGCCCAACACGCCCTGGGGTGCCGACTTTGCTGCCGACTTTGCTGCCTCCAGCGTCGCGCTGTTGTCCAGCGTGGCCGAGGTCAGCGTCAAGGCGTTGTCGGCCTGGATCAAGCCACTGTGGTTATCCACCGCGCCGCTGGCGTTGATGACAAGATTGCCGCCCGCCAGCGTGCCCGCGCGGTTGATGACCGTTGCGGCATCGACTCGCATGTCACCCGCCGCGGCGATCAGCCCTTCGGCGTTGTTGAGTTCGCCGCTTAGAGCCAGACGGGCGTCGCCCGTCGAGGTGAGTTTGCCTGCCTGATTGCGCAGATTGGCGGCCGAGATGTCCAAGCCGCCGCCTTGTACGACGGCATGGCGCGTGTCGATGGCGCCTGGCGTGCCTAGCTTGACGTTGCCCACGGCCGAGAGCGTGCCGTGCGTCAGGTCCAGGCCGCCAGCGGTAAGGCTCAGGTCCTTGCCCGCAAGGCTGGTGCCGGGGTGGACGATGGTGCCGGCCGCAAGCGTCAGGCTGCCCGGCTGCTTGAGCGCGCCGTCACCATCCACGCCTGCCACGAGACGGCCGGCGTTGCTCAGTAGGCCCGGCGTGGTGACGAGCAGGTCGCCTCCCGCCAGGACCGAGCCCGGGTTCAGCAAGGTCTTGCCCGCGCGCACGCTAGCGTCTTCCTGGGCGGACACCACGCCAGCGTTGGCCAGCGCACCACCCGCCTGCAAATCCAGGCCTCGGTTTGATTGAAGACGGCCCTCGGCCGCGACGGCCAGGTCACCCGCCGCGCGAGCCGTCAGGTCGCCCGCCTGGGTGGCGGCGATGCCGCCGAGCGTGGCGTCGGTGCCTGCACGCAACGCCATGCCCTGGCCCGCTGCCAGCGAACCCTGCGTGCGCAGTGCCGCGCCGGCCTTGGCCGTCAGCGTGCCGCTGGCCTGCACGGTTGATGCCGCGCCCAATGCCAGGTCGCCCCGCTGCGAGGTCAACGTCAGGTTGCCGTTCAGCGCGGCAACCGTGCCGTCCACCGTCAAGTCGGTGCCAGCGATCAGCGCTTGCGACTGCCCGGCCAACAGGCGACCTGCGGCAAGCAAGGCGCCTTGCGCGGTGGCGGCAAGCGTGCCGCCTGCTTGCGCAAGACCGGTTGCCGCAACGCTCAGGTCGCGTCCGGTCAAGGTCAGGTTGGCGTCGGATGCGGCGGTGCCGTTTATGCGCAAGTCACGCGCGGCGGCCAATGCCATATCGGCCACCGAACTCAGGGCACCCGTGGCGTTCAGGTCGCGACCGGCACGCGCGGTCAGTGTGCCCGCGGCCTGGACCTGTGCACCTTGCTTGACGGTCAAATCGTGTTGCGCCGTGATCAGTGCATCGCCTGCCGCGCGCTCGCCCAACGCTGCCACCACGCCGCCCAATCGGGCGCTTGCGCCCGCAGCCAGCGTGAGGCCGCCGCCCGCAGCAATGGCGCCGTCGGAATCCAGGTCCGCGCCCGCGCTTGCAGCGAGGTTGTCAGAGGCTTGCATCCGGCCGGCGGCGCCCACTTGCAGATTGGCGCCGGCGTCGGCTTGCAAGCTACCCGCCAGGGCGGTCGCGATGCCGTCGATGTTGATGTCGCGGGTCGCCTTCAAGGCGATGGGTGAGCCGGCGGTGACGATGCCCGTGTCCGTGATGGACAGATCGCGGCCGGCCTGCGCGTGTAGCGTGCCGCCCGAGGCGGCACTGGCGCTCCTGGCGCTCTGAGTGCCCGCTCCCTGAGTGCCCGCGCTCTGAGTATCCGCTCCTTGAGTGCCCGCTCCCCGAGTGCCCGCGCCCTCTGCGGTGCCGGCCGTGCCGGCGATGCGCAGGTCTTGGCCGGCGCTCATCAGCAACTTGCCGCTGCCTTGGGCCAGCGCATTTTCAGCCACCGCCAGATTTCTGCCGGCATCGATTGCGAGCGCTCCGTTGGCGACTGTCTTACCAGTCAGTTCAGCGTCCTTGCCCGCCGTCAGCACGATGTCCGTTTCGCTGGAAACACTGCCCGCTGCAAGCAGCTTGCCGCCCGCCCGTGCATCCAGTTTTCCCCCGGCTTGCAGCGCGCTTGCGCCGCCCAGCGTCATGTCACCGCCACTGCTGGCGACAAGTGCGTCCTTGTCGGCCAGCACGGTGCCCTCGACCGTCAGGTCGTTTTGCACCTGCACCTGCGCCGATTGTCCGGCAACAAGCATGCCGGCAAGCGTTGCGGTGTCCGCGTTGACAGCAATCGCGCCGTCGGCCTGCAGGCGCGAGTCCGCCCGCGCCGTCAATACGCCGCCCACGTTTGCACTGAGTGCTCCCGTCGCCAGCGTCTGCCCGGCCACCGTCATGTTGGCGGCCGCATCCAGGACCAGATCGGCAAGGGACGACATCGTGCCCGCCGCCATCAGCGATGCGCCCGCGCGCGCCAGCAAGGCGCCGCCCGCAAAGGCCTGGCTGTCAGACGACAGCGTCAGGTCTTGTCCGGCAATCAACTGCAACGGCCCCTTGGCCGATGCCGCCGTGCCCGTCATGGCCAGCGCGCCGCCAGCCTGGATGGACGTGCCCCGGTCGCCGCGCACGGCGCCCGCGACCGTTGCGTCGCCCAAAGCGTGGATTTGCGTCTTCTTGGACGCCTCCAACTGCCCGGCCGCACCGACCCTGATGTTGTTGCCCGCGTTGAGATTCAGCGAGCCATCCACGCCCACCTTGCCGGTAACTCCGGCATCGCGCTCAGCGCGCAGTAGCGCATCGCCTTTGGATACCAGCACGCCGTGGACCGCAAGATCGCGCCCCGACTGCCCCTGGACGTTCATCCCTTGCAACTGGCTGCCCACGCCCAGCAGCAGATCGTTGCCGCTCTTCAGGTCCAGCGTGCCACCTTCGGCCAGCGCGTTGCCCTCCACGCGCAGGTCGCGCACGGCAGCCAGCGCCATGCCGCGCTCGGACAAGGCCGTGCCTGCAATGGTCAGGTCCTGGCCCGCGTTCAGCGCCATCGCGCCGTCGGACTGCAGATGCGAACCGCTTGCCGTGGTCAAGGACTGACCCGCTTGCACGTCCAGCGCGCCTGCGGCGTAAAGCTGGTTGCTGATGCTGGCATTGCGCGCGGCCTGCAACGTCAATGCCTTCAACGAGCTGACCGTACCCGCCACGTGCAGGTCGCCATCGGTCTTGGCCCGCAGGGGTCCTGCTGCCGCCATGCGCGCCAAGGCGCCCACGGACAGGTCACCGCCCGCGCTCAG harbors:
- a CDS encoding pentapeptide repeat-containing protein translates to MIVLKYQTGESLTLSVDTLVRADFRGANFHRLMFDGMDLQNADFSRASLRNVGFVGSKISGVKMVGARLMNSYFMHVIARNSDLTNAIAIGADFSNGDFTGATLYNLDVRFANLESTKLVGADVRVKNAGDASWHGATYDENTIWPSNFDPEGAGAIKVT
- a CDS encoding hemagglutinin repeat-containing protein, whose amino-acid sequence is MLAAGAQFARDHNVQVGVALTDAQQRQLKTDLVWLVAQTVTLPDGRAETVLVPKVYLLVRKNDLKGDGTLMAGRDVKLVADGNIDNSGTIGARHATVMSASNIVNQAGGLVQGATVDLSARTNLTNLASRILGDAVTLKAGRDIALTSTAASENFGSTWGSHVTGVARVEAGDLNMRAGRDINLTAAQVNAERNAGLQAGRDINLATLTERHGESIVINKKNRHDLSTSKEIGSSIAAGGNLTLIAGQDVNARAADVTADKKLAVGAGRDINLTAGVESGSAYDELHYKKRGFLSSKTTHIINSTDWEQAKGSTFTGDKVVFQAGRDVSLNASQALASGDLIVDAGRDLSVTAGTNTYAESNYKRVKKSGISARGLGISYKSSDARSLQTVDGMTQSDARSLLGTTGGDVIMTAGRNVLIAGSDVVAGKASGDTAGNTGNIDIQAQNVAIVAGRDVENTHSEYSLKESSFGVSAVSTLMDTFKNLATASTTKAKAQELAHSGATMPGVSFSHSGSKSSGSFDSSSLVSSGSSLSAVGDVMIRATGNGSRDASGRARDGDVLISGSSLRAQGGVVLDAQRSISVVGSDNRQTKTSEESSKSTSFELGGMSLGDIGRAIDGGPNSSGVKMFPYGGESAKSNELSSGTGQTSSLITGNSVHLNSRDGDIRIAGSAIDAIDNVGLLANRGSITVDTGNATRDQGRSYSNKTVGDLGREGSGFSVGVRSSSGSLDERSSTPSAAGSTVTSHLGDVSIVAKEDVLVRGSGIRAGRDVLMGGQAVTIDGSFDTSVYRQFQETSQVGVTVSASNPVVSAVQSTNRMREAAQETNNGRLQAIAAVAAGLAAKNAYDAVAKDPSKVGGININVDVGASSASQTRSGQSSTASGAAIAAGRDLTIIAAGKADQSNIVVAGSDLAAGRNILLNAQGDILLTAQQNTASQKTDGKSSNASVGVGFSIGGTQNGVSINLAAGGSKNKGDGRDTKWNNTHVQAGGNLTMNSGGDTVLRGAQASADRIMATVGGNLVVESLQDISHYAARDRSVGVQVSLCIPPLCYGASSVSGNYGHSKINSQYASVTEQTGLWAGDGGFQIDVAKNTGLMGGVIASSDKAVADGKNVLTTGTLTSRDVENRASYEGQSIQLGGGVSFGGGKDDGKSGGKDGDKDQSNIGTDGKGEVAGGSKATPNSKLASANGISMGLPVVMGASGQSNSTTLSGISGGTVVIRDEAGQKAQTGQTAAEVIAGLNRDTKDTLNSLDPIFNEKEIRAGFEIVGEAGRQVGQFLVNRAREADALKTAMEAEPEGPRKRLLAAQYAEAAKWVSDGQHRLIITAIGAAAGGNVTGGATQFVQSAAVNYLQGLGASKIKEISGSLGGEGSPGHIALHAVLACSGAAAQGANCGAGAVGASASIVVNSLLQKLSGKGSEMLGAEDKDQRANQLVSIIAGIASALTPEQAATIATAARLEAENNTLRDHTQVHSARFDEKVKVLADCVGERSCQTAVGHFEGWIRVIDERDLPACSGEGICIQNRLAERDAYMAGLATAIGRLKDPLIAGMDLLDSRNKGLYDRLTLKDSLVRFQSGTPDYTSEVDRFVVEAMMSSPAVFAAVKGVSALDSDGGGGGARPGKTGGKGGPGSSKEIEETSGSIAGHSLKDQTTGQKIQFGRVENQTNHTFRHVEAAGFQREVVGRAIQKDLSKAGVNLKDGPYAGFVIVNGIRLEYSAFKFPDGTINVGRITPSKVLR